The Streptomyces sp. RKAG293 genome includes a region encoding these proteins:
- a CDS encoding roadblock/LC7 domain-containing protein, whose product MRRALRQRAERRQLMATEADVLEELRRLRARVPHLTGVLAASIDGLVLAQDLPTPESETVAALSAAVLSVALRLADGTDRGAFRELLVRGEQGYVATYAAGVSVVLTAWAGTDANVGRLHLEARRCSARIAELTDSTLIRPETT is encoded by the coding sequence ATGAGACGCGCACTGAGACAGCGCGCCGAAAGGAGACAGCTGATGGCGACGGAGGCCGATGTCCTGGAAGAGCTCCGGAGGTTACGGGCCCGCGTTCCCCACCTCACCGGCGTGCTCGCGGCGAGTATCGACGGTCTGGTGCTGGCCCAGGACCTTCCCACCCCGGAGTCCGAGACCGTCGCCGCGCTCAGCGCCGCCGTGCTCTCGGTCGCCCTCCGCCTGGCGGACGGAACCGACCGGGGCGCGTTCCGGGAGCTGCTGGTCAGGGGCGAGCAGGGCTATGTCGCCACCTATGCGGCAGGCGTCTCCGTCGTCCTGACCGCATGGGCCGGGACGGACGCCAACGTGGGCCGACTCCACCTGGAGGCCCGCCGGTGCAGTGCGCGCATCGCCGAACTGACCGACAGCACGCTGATCCGGCCCGAGACCACCTGA
- a CDS encoding PucR family transcriptional regulator, whose translation MSTRGTASVGKQHVGHRSYPGLRETAAQEASASPEVRIPAGPPGRTRDGRPAELPGRAHPAVDADFTSARSTAQSAVQSPVQGSTPAGGHGEILRLPSPHGDRSGGPTPVVRGLAEGLLRQLPHLVEELMELTVGRGVRHLELVPGSEIRRSLHENVLGFLRILAGKPPADSNPLAVPMAWGHYRAQEGVSVESLLRVHRLATQLLWEKLFDEARALSPEVLQRLLDESGPVWDALDSYSQAFVEGHRVAEADAQRRSTERRETVIDALIEGRGVEPVVAAEAQVTLGLPARGRFVVIAMADGTVPSGEHDADGFGSGTPRALRHALPSHAVLAVWRRRTDRHIGLLELGSTSLGRLVEALSAGVGRRVGISCEVDSLSDIATAYHCAETALQTLPAATEGVAAFDDHLLEALVVTSPHVAQRLARHTFGRLLDCPQEERDLLLATLDAWFRGGCSAARAADELHCHRNTVLNRLRRIETLTGSMLDDDRHQLACRMALVAVRCP comes from the coding sequence ATGTCCACCAGGGGTACCGCGTCCGTGGGGAAGCAGCACGTGGGGCACAGGTCGTATCCCGGCTTGCGGGAGACGGCCGCGCAGGAGGCGTCCGCCTCCCCGGAAGTCCGGATCCCGGCGGGACCGCCGGGCAGGACCCGCGACGGCCGGCCGGCGGAGTTACCGGGCCGCGCCCATCCGGCGGTCGACGCGGATTTCACCTCCGCCCGGAGCACCGCTCAGAGTGCAGTTCAGAGCCCCGTCCAAGGCTCCACCCCGGCCGGAGGGCACGGGGAAATACTGCGGCTCCCCTCGCCGCACGGGGACAGGAGCGGCGGCCCCACCCCGGTGGTGCGCGGCCTCGCCGAGGGCCTGCTGAGACAGCTTCCCCACCTCGTCGAAGAGCTCATGGAACTGACCGTGGGCAGGGGAGTGCGGCATCTGGAGCTCGTACCAGGGTCCGAAATACGCCGTTCCCTCCACGAGAACGTCCTCGGCTTCCTGCGGATCCTCGCGGGCAAGCCGCCCGCCGACAGCAACCCACTGGCCGTCCCGATGGCGTGGGGACACTACCGCGCCCAGGAAGGCGTGTCGGTCGAATCCCTGCTCCGCGTCCACCGGCTGGCCACCCAACTGCTCTGGGAGAAGCTGTTCGACGAGGCCCGGGCGCTGTCCCCGGAGGTGCTGCAGCGGCTCCTCGACGAGAGCGGCCCCGTGTGGGACGCGCTCGACAGCTACTCGCAGGCCTTCGTCGAGGGGCACCGCGTGGCGGAGGCCGACGCCCAGCGCCGCAGCACCGAACGCCGTGAGACGGTGATCGACGCGCTGATCGAGGGCCGCGGCGTCGAGCCGGTGGTCGCCGCCGAGGCGCAGGTGACTCTCGGCCTTCCGGCGCGCGGCCGGTTCGTCGTGATCGCCATGGCCGACGGGACGGTGCCGAGCGGGGAGCACGACGCCGACGGCTTCGGGAGCGGGACGCCGCGCGCGCTGCGTCATGCCCTGCCCTCCCACGCGGTGCTGGCCGTCTGGCGCAGGCGTACCGACCGGCACATCGGACTGCTGGAACTGGGCAGCACCTCGCTGGGGCGGCTGGTCGAAGCTCTCTCGGCCGGCGTGGGCCGGCGGGTGGGCATCTCCTGCGAGGTCGACAGCCTCTCCGACATCGCCACTGCTTACCACTGCGCCGAGACCGCCCTGCAGACCCTGCCGGCGGCAACGGAAGGCGTCGCGGCCTTCGACGACCACCTGCTGGAGGCCCTCGTGGTGACCAGCCCGCACGTCGCCCAGCGGCTGGCCCGCCACACGTTCGGCAGACTGCTCGACTGCCCTCAGGAGGAGCGGGACCTGCTGCTCGCGACACTGGACGCCTGGTTCCGCGGCGGCTGCTCGGCGGCCAGGGCCGCGGACGAGCTGCACTGCCATCGCAACACCGTGCTCAACCGGCTGCGCCGCATCGAGACGCTCACCGGCAGCATGCTCGACGACGACCGGCACCAACTCGCCTGCCGGATGGCCCTGGTGGCCGTGCGCTGCCCATGA
- a CDS encoding transcriptional regulator, translating to MRALNPSMLVRMAGDRATGALLRETGTVYLLDGEVVHAESPAAPGVDVLLLARRRLSPAEWQQTIDRAGARCRVGRSLVESNLLTSGELEICHLGAVFDAAFFALAPRTGPTRFRYGATHWFGPVRPLRAEVVERETRRRQELLDGIWPHPEVDSAPVVRDRAADNPAVTRRQRAVLDLADGVRTPFTMARLLGRPAFHTLVDVRRLAAAGHLRTPRRSAAAEPSPIPAWVADLSADPDISLLRRLRDALEATL from the coding sequence ATGAGAGCGCTGAACCCCTCGATGCTGGTCCGTATGGCCGGAGACCGGGCCACCGGCGCCCTGCTGCGGGAGACGGGCACGGTCTATCTGCTCGACGGAGAAGTCGTCCACGCCGAGAGTCCCGCGGCACCCGGCGTCGACGTGCTGCTGCTCGCCCGCCGCCGGCTCTCCCCGGCGGAGTGGCAGCAGACCATCGACCGGGCGGGGGCACGGTGCCGGGTCGGGCGCAGCCTCGTCGAGAGCAACCTGCTCACCAGCGGGGAGCTGGAGATCTGCCATCTCGGCGCGGTCTTCGACGCCGCGTTCTTCGCGCTCGCCCCCAGAACCGGCCCGACCCGCTTCCGCTACGGAGCCACCCACTGGTTCGGGCCCGTACGCCCGCTGCGTGCCGAGGTCGTCGAGCGTGAGACCCGGCGGCGGCAGGAGCTGCTGGACGGGATCTGGCCGCACCCCGAAGTCGACAGTGCGCCGGTCGTCCGCGACCGGGCGGCCGACAACCCCGCGGTCACCCGGCGGCAGCGCGCCGTCCTGGATCTGGCGGACGGCGTACGGACCCCGTTCACGATGGCCCGGCTCCTGGGCCGTCCCGCCTTCCACACCCTCGTCGACGTGCGCCGGCTGGCCGCCGCCGGGCATCTGCGGACACCCCGCCGATCGGCGGCGGCCGAGCCTTCCCCCATCCCGGCCTGGGTCGCGGACCTGTCCGCGGACCCCGACATATCCCTGCTGCGCCGACTGCGTGACGCATTGGAGGCAACCCTGTGA
- a CDS encoding diiron oxygenase, translated as MSSTANAPKPRLAEAIASLGDTVSRLSHLSKRSYQNPYITLRQWPEEVRPEEDWFSSPEYVSLYGTPLWDALDEPARRRLAFHEAVNFYSLNIHGEKGLMQGLAQRLYRKDLVDVSEYLHHFLDEENKHSIYFGGFCTRYAKVYRSRQFALEETRSQSVEDFLFFAKTMIFEEIVDRYNWVQARDARLHPVSRFINDNHHVEESRHLVFGRQLVTALWEACVPSWGDDTVADLRRQLEQFFVVSWREYYNPDVYADAGLDDPWEVAEQAWSAPAQRAHRRAVSTRVLAFLTEAGILDKEPADAF; from the coding sequence GTGAGTAGTACAGCGAATGCTCCGAAGCCCCGGCTCGCGGAGGCCATCGCCTCGCTCGGTGACACCGTGAGCAGGCTCAGCCATCTCTCGAAGCGCTCCTACCAGAACCCCTACATCACGCTGCGGCAGTGGCCGGAGGAGGTCCGGCCCGAGGAGGACTGGTTCAGCTCACCCGAGTACGTGAGCCTGTACGGCACCCCGTTGTGGGACGCGCTCGACGAGCCCGCCAGGCGGCGGCTGGCCTTTCATGAGGCCGTCAACTTCTACAGCCTCAACATCCACGGCGAGAAGGGCCTGATGCAGGGCCTGGCGCAGCGGCTGTACCGCAAGGACCTGGTGGACGTCTCGGAGTATCTGCACCACTTCCTCGACGAGGAGAACAAGCACAGCATCTACTTCGGCGGCTTCTGCACCCGGTACGCGAAGGTGTACCGGAGCCGCCAGTTCGCGCTGGAGGAGACTCGTTCGCAGAGCGTCGAGGACTTCCTCTTCTTCGCCAAGACCATGATCTTCGAGGAGATCGTGGACCGCTACAACTGGGTCCAGGCCCGGGACGCCCGGCTGCACCCGGTGTCGCGGTTCATCAACGACAACCATCACGTCGAGGAATCGCGGCACCTGGTCTTCGGCCGCCAGCTGGTCACCGCGTTGTGGGAGGCCTGCGTCCCTTCGTGGGGCGATGACACGGTGGCCGACCTGCGCCGTCAGCTGGAGCAGTTCTTCGTCGTCAGCTGGCGCGAGTACTACAACCCCGACGTCTACGCCGACGCGGGGCTCGACGATCCCTGGGAGGTCGCCGAGCAGGCCTGGTCCGCACCGGCGCAGCGCGCTCACCGGCGTGCGGTGTCGACGAGGGTCCTGGCCTTCCTCACCGAGGCGGGGATTCTCGACAAGGAGCCGGCCGATGCTTTCTGA
- a CDS encoding RICIN domain-containing protein translates to MNLLQLNDRGEHRRRSAAKRRTLLAIALASATLVAGGVTALATTGGIGGTNTQQVDSASPQALDDVPPDEPRKGMVYKGLEAAPEDSSCVGGFEVEGVKQCTHGPDSPPKGVDITKDTPPAVKAAVVSSIPEAGAGKAPGGAELLSDVPATLDAAHPGKAIASAPPASTGTTGTAAKSAAAQDAASAVICDGDGSTGNRVQVVYAHGPGANRFAEYLPSFKKWAHDSDVIYNASATETGGVRHIRYVTESDCTVAVLNLEVPASAMQDFSATNQALAAQGLNRRDRKYMIFADSNVYCGIGSFAGDERPGPENSSNFGPSYGRTDSGCWGGSTPAHELGHNLGAVNNSAPHTSRGGHCVDEWDIMCYSDTPYYPQMQIHCPNRSSDDRLDCNHDDYFNTNPQPGSYLTTHWNIANNQFLLSNGGSNPNPNPTPSPTPSPTKTAGPTPNPTTTTPNPNPTTGPDVVVSQVTQNSAVLTWKPATGATGYDLLLDQRAIGNVKATTVRVVSLKPGTQYKVAVAVHGADGKVSAPGRQAAFRTQPAGGTTAGPVEPGKRYLMLNSFTGQAADMYGSSRANGAVLIGYQRHGYTNQQWLFESVGGGYVRVKSAVSGKCLQIGGKPVAGQWIAQQPCGTAASQAWKITANATGYTLGVKGSPLVLGVSNRDYYGGALLELQQPGNQAWQRWTFQQSTS, encoded by the coding sequence ATGAACTTGTTGCAGCTCAACGATCGAGGCGAGCACCGGCGCCGCTCGGCGGCCAAGAGACGGACGCTCCTCGCCATCGCGCTGGCCTCCGCCACGCTGGTCGCCGGCGGCGTCACCGCACTCGCCACCACGGGCGGCATCGGCGGCACGAACACCCAGCAGGTGGACTCCGCATCCCCGCAGGCGCTGGACGACGTTCCGCCCGACGAGCCGCGCAAGGGCATGGTGTACAAGGGCCTGGAAGCCGCCCCCGAGGACAGCTCGTGTGTCGGCGGCTTCGAGGTCGAGGGCGTCAAGCAGTGCACGCACGGCCCCGACTCACCGCCCAAGGGCGTGGACATCACCAAGGACACGCCTCCGGCCGTCAAGGCGGCCGTGGTGTCCTCCATACCCGAGGCCGGCGCCGGCAAGGCCCCGGGCGGCGCCGAGTTGCTCTCCGACGTGCCGGCGACGCTGGACGCCGCCCACCCCGGCAAGGCCATCGCGTCGGCGCCGCCCGCCTCGACGGGCACCACAGGCACCGCCGCCAAGAGCGCCGCGGCGCAGGACGCGGCGTCGGCCGTGATCTGTGACGGCGACGGCTCGACCGGCAACCGCGTCCAGGTCGTCTACGCGCACGGCCCCGGTGCGAACCGGTTCGCCGAGTACCTGCCCTCGTTCAAGAAGTGGGCCCACGACTCCGACGTCATCTACAACGCGAGCGCGACGGAGACCGGCGGTGTGCGGCACATCCGCTACGTCACCGAGTCCGACTGCACCGTCGCGGTACTCAACCTCGAAGTGCCGGCTTCCGCGATGCAGGACTTCAGCGCCACCAACCAGGCGCTGGCGGCGCAGGGCCTGAACCGCCGCGACCGCAAGTACATGATCTTCGCGGACTCCAACGTCTACTGCGGCATCGGCAGCTTCGCGGGTGACGAGCGTCCCGGCCCGGAGAACTCCAGCAACTTCGGCCCTTCCTACGGCCGGACGGACTCCGGCTGCTGGGGAGGTTCGACGCCCGCCCACGAACTCGGCCACAACCTCGGCGCGGTCAACAACAGTGCCCCGCACACCAGCCGCGGCGGCCACTGCGTCGACGAGTGGGACATCATGTGCTACTCGGACACGCCGTACTACCCGCAGATGCAGATCCACTGCCCGAACCGCAGCAGTGACGACCGGCTCGACTGCAATCACGACGACTACTTCAACACCAACCCGCAGCCGGGCAGCTACCTGACGACGCACTGGAACATCGCCAACAACCAGTTCCTGCTCAGCAACGGCGGCAGCAACCCCAATCCCAACCCGACGCCGAGCCCGACACCGTCCCCCACCAAGACGGCCGGTCCGACGCCGAACCCGACCACCACCACGCCGAACCCCAACCCGACGACCGGTCCTGATGTCGTCGTGAGTCAGGTGACCCAGAACTCCGCGGTGCTCACGTGGAAGCCGGCCACCGGCGCCACCGGGTACGACCTGCTGCTGGACCAGAGGGCCATCGGCAACGTCAAGGCCACCACCGTGCGCGTGGTCAGCCTGAAGCCCGGCACGCAGTACAAGGTCGCCGTCGCCGTGCACGGCGCGGACGGCAAGGTCTCCGCACCCGGTCGTCAGGCGGCGTTCCGTACCCAGCCGGCCGGCGGAACGACGGCCGGCCCGGTCGAGCCCGGCAAGCGGTACCTGATGCTGAACAGCTTCACCGGACAGGCCGCCGACATGTACGGCTCCTCCCGGGCCAACGGCGCGGTGCTCATCGGCTACCAGCGGCACGGCTACACCAACCAGCAGTGGCTGTTCGAGAGCGTCGGCGGCGGCTACGTCCGGGTCAAGTCCGCGGTGTCCGGCAAGTGCCTGCAGATCGGCGGGAAGCCGGTCGCGGGTCAGTGGATCGCCCAGCAGCCGTGCGGCACCGCCGCATCGCAAGCGTGGAAGATCACCGCCAACGCCACCGGCTACACGCTCGGCGTCAAGGGCTCACCGCTCGTCCTCGGCGTGAGCAACCGCGACTACTACGGCGGGGCGTTGCTGGAGCTGCAGCAGCCCGGCAACCAGGCCTGGCAGCGCTGGACTTTCCAGCAGTCCACGTCCTGA
- a CDS encoding 3-oxoacyl-[acyl-carrier-protein] synthase III C-terminal domain-containing protein has product MTDVFVDSFVHTLGERKAHVSETGAAGHLMSSAQDLESAGFRWHHVCEPTTSAYDLARDVTAQLADSGRLGDVDAIVYATCLPGNGNAGDPAAWERSRDVKHLMDFPAGRLQADFGLGKAVVIGLNQQACTAMLGSLRLAGAMLRAEEDWERVLCVTADRFPAGARYEQAYNLISDGAAACVVSREPAAFRLVTAHQITNGGLGQADDDETVGMYFAYTHRLVRETLTRAGLSAADLDWVVTQNTNDKAWQILARLLGVDAGKVFFSSMRDVGHVISADNIINLAELIASGRLRPGQYVALVMAGFGLNWQCVILQATESFAA; this is encoded by the coding sequence GTGACCGACGTATTCGTCGACTCGTTCGTCCACACACTGGGCGAACGCAAAGCCCATGTCAGCGAGACCGGGGCCGCGGGGCACCTGATGTCCTCGGCGCAGGACCTGGAGTCGGCCGGCTTCCGCTGGCACCACGTCTGTGAGCCGACGACCAGCGCCTACGACCTGGCCAGGGACGTCACCGCGCAGCTGGCCGACTCCGGCCGGCTGGGCGACGTGGACGCGATCGTCTACGCGACGTGCCTGCCCGGCAACGGCAACGCCGGAGACCCGGCGGCGTGGGAGCGCAGCCGGGACGTGAAGCACCTCATGGACTTTCCCGCCGGCCGGCTGCAGGCTGACTTCGGGCTCGGGAAGGCCGTCGTCATCGGGCTCAACCAGCAGGCGTGCACGGCGATGCTGGGCTCCCTGCGGCTGGCCGGGGCGATGCTCCGGGCCGAGGAGGACTGGGAGCGGGTGCTGTGCGTGACGGCCGACCGCTTCCCGGCGGGAGCCCGGTACGAGCAGGCCTACAACCTCATCTCCGACGGCGCGGCGGCCTGTGTCGTCAGCCGGGAACCCGCCGCGTTCCGCCTGGTGACGGCACACCAGATCACCAACGGCGGCCTCGGGCAGGCGGATGACGACGAAACGGTCGGCATGTACTTCGCGTACACCCACCGGCTGGTGCGCGAGACCCTGACCCGGGCCGGGCTGTCGGCCGCGGACCTCGACTGGGTCGTCACCCAGAACACCAACGACAAGGCCTGGCAGATCCTGGCCCGGCTGCTCGGGGTGGACGCCGGGAAGGTCTTCTTCTCGTCCATGCGGGACGTGGGGCACGTCATCTCCGCCGACAACATCATCAACCTCGCGGAACTGATCGCTTCCGGCCGGCTGCGGCCCGGTCAGTACGTCGCGCTCGTGATGGCCGGATTCGGCCTGAACTGGCAGTGCGTGATCCTGCAGGCCACCGAGTCCTTCGCCGCGTGA